In the genome of Candidatus Poribacteria bacterium, the window GGCTGCCCTTTTGCCTGCACATACTGCTGTAACCTCATGTATGGCAGACGATGGCGGGCCAGATCGCCGAGAAACGTCGTGGACGAGATCAAAACGCTCATGGAGGAATACGGAACCGGAAAGTTCAACTGGGTGGACGACGCCGCGACCATAAATCAGAGAAGGATGATGGAGATCTGCCAGCTTATAATCGATGAGAAACTCGATATCTCCTGGACATGCATCACCCGTCTCAACGCCATCTCGGAGGATCTGTTGAGGATGATGAAACGGGCGGGATGCGTGGGCATAACATATGGGATCGAAAGCGGCAATCCCGAAACGCTCAAGCGGATCAGAAAGGGGATAACGGTCGAACAGGCCGAAAGGGCGGTTAAACTCACGCACCAGATCGGGATAGAGTGCTCGGTCAATTTCATGTACGGCTTCCCCTGGGAGATGCCCAAGGACATTAGGATGACGACGGAGTTCATAAAGAAGATCAGCCCGTACGTCACCTATATCCAGCCGGGTGGGATCCTGACGCCTCTTCCGGCGACGCAGATCTACGAGGAGTTCAAGGACAGATATGGGTTTGAGGGATGGTGGCTTAAAGAGCGCGATGAGAAGAGCATCCGGACCGAGACGGATGAACCTCTCTTCCAGAGGATCTTCTTCGACTACTATCCCCTCGAACAGAACTGGTTTAACTATCCGCCCGAGGTGGTCAGGGAGATAGAGCGGGCCGCCACTGTCGTCGGAAGGCACAATCTACTGTATCACGCCGGAAAATTAACCTCCAACCGTCTGCTCAAAAGGGCGATCCGTGAGATGATCTATCTGCTCGTGCTTTTTTCCAGGCTTCTATACAGATTCAGCCCTGAGCTCAGCAGGAGGTTCTCGAAGCCCATGATAAGGTTCGCGGAGAGGTATCATGGTAAGTAGGGATGAGATACTGTCCGGCCTCAGGGCGGTCGGCGTTGAGAGGGGGATGGGCGTGATGGTT includes:
- a CDS encoding radical SAM protein, producing MRVLLAQAVSPIVNTSPPLGLGYLGAVLERAGHEVLILDGGAPYAEFTTESMADEIAAWKPDLVGLTLTVSFATHTYRLISQIRRRIEVPIIVGGAHATILPEEPLRFGADMVLRGEGEEGILEVIGYLEGKKGAEEILGLSYIGPDGKPVHNPPRPLIKDLDAIPFPAKHLFIKEHYYREPDDSARFGNIITSRGCPFACTYCCNLMYGRRWRARSPRNVVDEIKTLMEEYGTGKFNWVDDAATINQRRMMEICQLIIDEKLDISWTCITRLNAISEDLLRMMKRAGCVGITYGIESGNPETLKRIRKGITVEQAERAVKLTHQIGIECSVNFMYGFPWEMPKDIRMTTEFIKKISPYVTYIQPGGILTPLPATQIYEEFKDRYGFEGWWLKERDEKSIRTETDEPLFQRIFFDYYPLEQNWFNYPPEVVREIERAATVVGRHNLLYHAGKLTSNRLLKRAIREMIYLLVLFSRLLYRFSPELSRRFSKPMIRFAERYHGK